Proteins from one Ficedula albicollis isolate OC2 chromosome 3, FicAlb1.5, whole genome shotgun sequence genomic window:
- the SIX2 gene encoding homeobox protein SIX2, which yields MSMLPTFGFTQEQVACVCEVLQPGGNIEPPPPPPPPPGRFLWSLPACEHLHKNESVLKAKAVVAFHRGNFRELYKILESHQFSAHNHPKLQQLWLKAHYIEAEKLRGRPLGAVGKYRVRRKFPLPRSIWDGEETSYCFKEKSRSVLREWYAHNPYPSPREKRELAEATGLTTTQVSNWFKNRRQRDRAAEAKERENNENSNSNSHNPLSASMNGNKTVLGSSEDEKTPSGTPDHTSSSPALLLSSNPGLQPLHGLGHPQGPSAIPVPSADPMHHHSLQDSILNPMSSNLVDLGS from the exons ATGTCGATGCTCCCGACTTTTGGCTTCACCCAGGAGCAAGTGGCCTGCGTCTGCGAGGTGCTCCAGCCAGGCGGCAACAtcgagccccccccccccccccccccccccccggggcggtTCCTCtggtccctccctgcctgcgAGCACCTCCACAAGAACGAGAGCGTCCTGAAGGCCAAGGCGGTGGTGGCCTTCCACCGGGGCAACTTCCGCGAGCTCTACAAGATCCTGGAGAGCCACCAGTTCTCGGCGCACAACCACcccaagctgcagcagctctggctgaaggCGCACTACATCGAGGCGGAGAAGCTGCGGGGGCGACCCCTAGGGGCGGTGGGCAAGTACCGGGTGCGCCGCAAGTTCCCGCTGCCCCGCTCCATCTGGGACGGCGAGGAGACCAGCTACTGCTTCAAGGAGAAAAGCCGCAGCGTGCTCCGAGAGTGGTACGCCCACAACCCCTACCCGTCCCCCCGTGAGAAGCGGGAGCTGGCCGAGGCCACCGGCCTCACCACCACCCAGGTCAGCAACTGGTTCAAGAACCGCCGGCAGCGGGACCGCGCCGCCGAGGCCAAGGAAAG GGAAAACAACGAGAATTCCAACTCCAACAGCCACAACCCGCTCTCGGCGTCAATGAACGGGAATAAGACAGTTTTGGGGAGCTCAGAGGACGAGAAGACGCCGTCAGGAACCCCGGATCACACCTCCTCCAGCCCCGcgctgctgctcagctccaatcccgggctgcagcccctgcacgGCCTGGGCCACCCCCAGGGCCCCAGCGCCATCCCCGTGCCCAGCGCCGACCCCATGCACCACCACAGCTTGCAGGACTCCATTCTCAACCCCATGTCATCTAACTTGGTCGATCTGGGCTCTTAA